A single window of Jaculus jaculus isolate mJacJac1 chromosome 14, mJacJac1.mat.Y.cur, whole genome shotgun sequence DNA harbors:
- the S100z gene encoding protein S100-Z, whose amino-acid sequence MPTQLEVAMDTMIQIFHQYSCKEGDRFKLNKGELKQLLQRELTEFLSCQKDPQLVDKIMQDLDANKDNEVDFNEFVVMVAALTVACNDYFVEQLKKKGKK is encoded by the exons ATGCCCACCCAGCTGGAGGTGGCCATGGACACCATGATTCAGATCTTCCACCAGTACTCTTGCAAGGAAGGGGACAGGTTCAAGCTCAACAAAGGGGAGCTAAAGCAGCTCTTACAGCGAGAGCTCACTGAATTCCTCTCG TGCCAAAAGGACCCCCAGTTGGTGGATAAGATAATGCAGGACTTGGACGCCAATAAGGACAACGAGGTGGATTTTAATGAATTTGTGGTCATGGTGGCAGCCCTGACAGTTGCCTGTAATGATTACTTTGTAGAACAGCTGAAGAAGAAAGGCAAAAAATGA